One genomic segment of Pseudomonas fortuita includes these proteins:
- a CDS encoding vWA domain-containing protein → MIELWPQWLRPLWLLAVPLLGWLLYKLWHRRKRAGRWQMILPPAFHGVLLGGGSGSASKLPWIALGLAWALVILALLGPSWQRVEENRQRPADPLVILLELTPQMLADDSPPNRLEQARRKVLDLLERRRDSQTALVVYAGSAHTLVPLSDDLATTRNLLEAIDPSIMPKPGQRADLAVQKGLALLAQSGLGQGRLLLIGSSLSAQERQGISQALGRQGPSLLMLGIGSREGAPVRQASGEYLKDDQGGILLPRLDSASLKGFINGTGGRYRHARIDDLDLRGLGLFDNPRTARNDGQTLQLDSWADQGYWLLIPLLLLAACAGRRGWLFCLPLLLALPQPSQAFEFNDLWLRPDQQGQRLLEQNRPASAARHFQNPQWRGMALYQAGDYARAAEAFSQGDTAAAHYNRGNALARSGELEAALDAYEQALERQPDLQPALDNQALVQQLLQQREAKAEEQSASSDAQGTPGSETEGNSSSSSSPAQGTPGSDEQANAEQPGESSNNNQAAPGNQAGADDNVTQPPQRPVSTSLDTEQRQALEQWLREIPDNPAELLRRKFWYEQQLHQETPR, encoded by the coding sequence ATGATCGAACTGTGGCCCCAATGGCTTCGCCCGCTGTGGTTGCTGGCCGTGCCGCTGCTCGGCTGGCTGCTGTACAAGCTGTGGCACCGGCGCAAGCGCGCCGGGCGCTGGCAGATGATCTTGCCGCCGGCCTTCCACGGCGTATTGCTGGGCGGTGGCAGCGGCAGCGCAAGCAAGCTGCCGTGGATAGCACTGGGCCTGGCCTGGGCGCTGGTGATCCTGGCCCTGCTCGGGCCCAGCTGGCAGCGTGTGGAAGAAAACCGCCAGCGCCCGGCCGACCCCTTGGTGATCCTGCTGGAGCTGACCCCGCAGATGCTCGCCGACGACAGCCCGCCCAACCGCCTGGAGCAGGCCCGGCGCAAGGTGCTCGACCTGCTCGAACGCCGCCGTGACAGCCAGACTGCGCTGGTGGTGTATGCCGGCTCGGCGCACACCCTGGTGCCGCTGTCCGATGACCTGGCCACCACCCGCAACCTGCTGGAGGCCATCGACCCGTCGATCATGCCAAAACCTGGCCAACGCGCCGACCTGGCCGTGCAAAAAGGCCTGGCCTTGCTGGCCCAGAGTGGCCTGGGCCAAGGGCGTTTGCTGTTGATCGGCTCGTCGCTGAGTGCCCAGGAACGGCAAGGCATCAGCCAGGCCCTCGGCCGTCAAGGCCCAAGCCTGCTGATGCTGGGCATTGGCAGCCGCGAAGGCGCGCCGGTACGCCAGGCCAGCGGCGAATACCTCAAGGACGACCAGGGCGGCATTCTTTTGCCACGGCTGGACAGCGCCAGCCTCAAAGGCTTCATCAACGGCACGGGCGGACGCTACCGGCATGCCCGCATCGACGACCTCGACCTGCGCGGGCTGGGCCTGTTCGACAACCCGCGCACCGCACGCAATGACGGCCAGACCCTGCAACTGGACAGCTGGGCCGACCAGGGTTACTGGCTGCTGATCCCGTTGTTGTTGCTGGCCGCCTGCGCCGGCCGTCGTGGCTGGCTGTTCTGCCTGCCACTGCTGCTGGCCCTGCCACAGCCCAGCCAGGCCTTTGAGTTCAACGACCTGTGGCTGCGCCCCGACCAGCAAGGCCAGCGCCTGCTGGAACAAAACCGCCCGGCCAGCGCCGCACGCCACTTCCAGAACCCACAGTGGCGCGGCATGGCCCTGTACCAGGCCGGCGACTATGCCCGTGCCGCCGAGGCATTTTCCCAAGGCGACACAGCCGCCGCCCACTACAATCGAGGCAATGCCCTCGCCCGCAGCGGCGAACTGGAGGCCGCCCTGGACGCCTACGAGCAAGCCCTGGAGCGCCAGCCAGACCTGCAACCGGCGCTGGACAACCAGGCGCTGGTGCAACAACTGCTGCAACAGCGCGAGGCCAAGGCCGAGGAGCAGTCAGCCAGCAGCGATGCCCAAGGTACACCCGGCAGTGAAACCGAAGGCAATAGCAGCTCGTCCAGCAGCCCGGCCCAAGGCACGCCCGGCAGCGACGAACAGGCCAACGCCGAACAACCCGGTGAAAGCAGCAATAACAACCAGGCCGCGCCCGGCAACCAGGCGGGTGCTGACGACAATGTCACCCAGCCGCCACAGCGCCCGGTTTCGACCAGCCTCGACACCGAGCAGCGCCAGGCCCTGGAACAATGGCTGCGGGAGATCCCCGATAACCCGGCGGAGCTGCTGCGGCGCAAATTCTGGTATGAACAGCAATTGCATCAGGAAACCCCACGATGA
- a CDS encoding vWA domain-containing protein — MFELAWPWVFALLPLPWLARLLLPAADSGEPVLKVGFLNELEGLAGRRARLNLPTWRQQAPFVVIWLLLLCAAARPQWLGDPVPVAASGRDLLVAVDVSGSMDFPDMQWKNEDISRLDLVKALMGDFLQDREGDRVGLILFGSQAYLQAPLTFDRRTVRTFLMEAQIGIAGKNTAIGDAIGLAVKRLRQRPAQSRVLVLITDGANNGGQIHPLTAARLAAQEGVRIYTIGIGANPEASGTPGLLGLNPSLDLDEASLKEIADITHGAYFRAHDGAELGAIGDALDQLEPVAQQPTQARTAQALYAWPLALALLLSVLLVVAVQWPNNLLQRLLRKPRFLQPHPEWRQRLKRLRLRRRR; from the coding sequence ATGTTTGAACTGGCCTGGCCGTGGGTCTTCGCCCTGTTGCCGCTGCCTTGGCTGGCGCGCCTGCTGCTGCCGGCCGCCGACAGCGGCGAGCCGGTGCTCAAGGTAGGCTTCCTCAACGAGCTGGAAGGCCTGGCAGGGCGCCGCGCACGGCTCAACCTGCCCACCTGGCGCCAGCAGGCGCCGTTCGTGGTCATCTGGTTGTTGCTGCTATGCGCCGCCGCCCGCCCGCAATGGCTGGGCGATCCGGTGCCGGTGGCCGCCAGCGGCCGCGACCTGCTGGTGGCGGTGGACGTGTCCGGGTCGATGGACTTCCCCGACATGCAGTGGAAAAACGAAGACATCAGCCGCCTCGACCTGGTCAAGGCGCTGATGGGCGACTTCTTGCAAGACCGTGAAGGCGACCGTGTGGGCCTGATCCTGTTCGGCAGCCAGGCCTACCTGCAGGCGCCGCTCACCTTCGACCGGCGCACCGTGCGTACATTCCTGATGGAGGCGCAAATCGGCATCGCCGGCAAAAACACCGCCATCGGTGACGCCATTGGCCTGGCGGTCAAACGCCTGCGCCAACGGCCAGCACAAAGCCGGGTGCTGGTGCTGATCACCGACGGCGCCAACAACGGCGGGCAAATCCACCCGCTGACCGCTGCCCGCCTGGCCGCCCAGGAAGGGGTGCGTATCTACACCATCGGCATTGGCGCCAACCCCGAAGCCAGTGGCACCCCCGGCTTGCTTGGCCTGAATCCGAGCCTGGACCTGGATGAGGCCTCGCTCAAGGAAATCGCCGACATCACCCACGGTGCCTATTTCCGTGCCCATGACGGCGCCGAACTGGGCGCCATCGGCGACGCCCTCGATCAGCTGGAGCCGGTAGCCCAACAGCCTACCCAGGCACGCACGGCCCAGGCCCTGTACGCCTGGCCCCTGGCCTTGGCGCTGCTGCTCAGCGTGCTGCTGGTGGTGGCCGTGCAATGGCCCAACAACTTGTTGCAACGCCTGCTGCGCAAGCCGCGTTTCCTGCAGCCGCACCCGGAATGGCGCCAGCGTCTGAAGCGCCTGCGCCTGAGGAGGCGGCGATGA
- a CDS encoding DUF4381 domain-containing protein, giving the protein MNPLDQLHPLIEPAPVGLWPPAPGWWLLLAVLPLLGWGLWRLRRWRPGKRRIVRAEQPLDPVRVAALAELARLPRPYDGAPAGAWLQHINALLKRLCRSHYPGANSHTLNGRQWLAFLDNRCPAAGLTRWMILVEGAYKPECKLDDKAIAGLSQAVETWIRKHV; this is encoded by the coding sequence ATGAACCCGCTCGACCAGTTGCACCCACTGATCGAGCCTGCGCCTGTCGGCCTGTGGCCGCCTGCGCCCGGCTGGTGGCTGCTGCTGGCCGTGCTGCCATTGCTGGGCTGGGGCCTGTGGCGGCTGCGCCGCTGGCGCCCGGGCAAACGCCGCATCGTGCGCGCCGAACAACCGCTCGACCCGGTGCGCGTGGCCGCCCTGGCCGAGCTGGCGCGCCTGCCGCGCCCCTACGACGGCGCTCCGGCCGGGGCCTGGCTGCAACACATCAACGCCCTGCTCAAGCGCCTGTGCCGCAGCCACTACCCGGGTGCCAACAGCCACACCCTCAACGGCCGCCAGTGGCTGGCATTTCTCGACAACCGCTGCCCGGCTGCCGGCCTGACCCGCTGGATGATACTGGTCGAAGGCGCCTACAAGCCTGAGTGCAAGCTTGATGACAAGGCCATTGCCGGGCTCAGCCAAGCCGTCGAAACCTGGATCCGCAAGCATGTTTGA
- a CDS encoding DUF58 domain-containing protein, with amino-acid sequence MPTAQLAEPGIRIGLAELIDMRHRVREIQLFSKPGQRSPLVGLHHSKLRGRGVDFDQVRVYQAGDDVRNIDWRVTARTQEPHTKLFHEERERPIFILVEQSQRLFFGSGLLFKSVLAAQAAALFGWAALGHNDRIGGLVFGDNDPHEIKPRRSKQSLLQLLNRLAKVNQSLHTEAVPQADSLGLALRRAREVLRPGSLAIVICDERALTAQCEQHLAMLSRHCDLLLLPVSDPLDHALPAAGLLRFAQRGAQLELDTLDANLRQAYRKQAEARIERWELMAQKLRVVLMPLSTQSDMIEQLREYLNAQRPRSAS; translated from the coding sequence ATGCCCACCGCGCAGCTGGCCGAACCCGGCATCCGCATCGGCCTTGCCGAGCTGATCGACATGCGCCACCGCGTGCGCGAAATCCAGCTGTTTTCCAAGCCCGGCCAGCGCAGCCCGCTGGTGGGCCTGCACCATTCCAAGCTGCGCGGGCGCGGGGTGGACTTCGACCAGGTGCGCGTGTACCAGGCCGGCGACGATGTGCGCAACATCGACTGGCGGGTCACTGCACGCACCCAGGAACCGCACACCAAGCTGTTCCACGAAGAGCGCGAGCGGCCGATCTTCATCCTCGTCGAGCAAAGCCAACGGCTGTTCTTTGGTTCGGGCCTGCTGTTCAAGTCGGTGCTGGCGGCCCAGGCTGCGGCACTGTTCGGCTGGGCCGCACTGGGCCACAACGACCGCATAGGCGGGTTGGTGTTCGGTGACAACGACCCTCACGAAATCAAGCCCCGGCGCAGCAAGCAGAGCCTGCTGCAACTGCTCAACCGCCTGGCCAAGGTCAACCAGTCGCTGCACACCGAAGCCGTGCCCCAGGCCGACAGCCTTGGCCTGGCCCTGCGCCGGGCGCGAGAGGTACTGCGCCCTGGCAGCCTGGCCATTGTCATTTGCGACGAACGTGCGCTGACCGCGCAGTGCGAACAGCACCTGGCCATGCTTTCGCGCCACTGCGACTTGTTGCTGCTACCAGTCTCCGACCCGCTCGACCACGCCCTCCCTGCCGCCGGCCTGTTACGCTTTGCCCAGCGGGGCGCGCAGCTGGAACTCGACACCCTGGACGCCAACCTGCGCCAGGCCTATCGCAAGCAGGCCGAAGCACGCATCGAGCGCTGGGAGCTGATGGCCCAGAAACTGCGCGTCGTGTTGATGCCGCTGAGCACCCAAAGCGACATGATCGAGCAACTGCGCGAGTACCTGAACGCCCAGCGGCCAAGGAGCGCGTCATGA
- a CDS encoding AAA family ATPase: MEHREALTALRTFLSTQILGQEKLVERLLIVLLADGHMLVEGAPGLAKTKAIKELAEGIEAQFHRIQFTPDLLPADITGTEIYRPETGSFVFQQGPIFHNLVLADEINRAPAKVQSALLEAMAERQVSVGRSTYDLSPLFLVMATQNPIEQEGTYPLPEAQLDRFLMHVKIGFPDAAVERRILAQARGEALGGETKPERRVSQQAIFAARKEILGLYMADAVEEYLVQLVMATRTPAKFDTELADWIAYGASPRGSISLDRCARAHAWLAGRDFVSPEDIQAVLFDVLRHRIILSFEAEAAGIDQDRVVQRILDVVAVA, from the coding sequence ATGGAACACCGTGAAGCGCTGACCGCGCTGCGCACCTTTCTTTCTACCCAGATCCTAGGCCAGGAGAAACTGGTCGAACGGCTGTTGATCGTGCTGCTGGCCGACGGCCACATGCTGGTCGAAGGTGCCCCGGGCCTGGCCAAGACCAAGGCCATCAAAGAACTGGCCGAAGGCATCGAGGCGCAGTTCCATCGCATCCAGTTCACCCCAGACCTGCTCCCGGCCGACATCACCGGTACCGAAATCTACCGCCCGGAAACCGGCAGCTTCGTGTTCCAGCAGGGGCCGATCTTCCACAACCTGGTACTGGCCGACGAAATCAACCGCGCCCCGGCCAAGGTGCAGTCGGCACTGCTCGAAGCCATGGCGGAGCGCCAGGTCAGCGTGGGCCGCAGCACCTACGACCTGTCGCCGCTGTTCCTGGTCATGGCCACGCAGAACCCGATCGAGCAGGAAGGTACCTACCCCCTGCCCGAAGCCCAGCTCGACCGCTTCCTGATGCACGTTAAAATCGGCTTCCCCGACGCAGCCGTGGAGCGGCGCATCCTGGCGCAAGCCCGTGGCGAAGCGCTGGGCGGCGAAACCAAGCCCGAGCGCCGGGTCAGCCAGCAGGCCATCTTTGCTGCGCGCAAGGAAATCCTCGGCCTGTACATGGCCGACGCGGTGGAGGAATACCTGGTGCAACTGGTGATGGCCACCCGCACCCCGGCCAAGTTCGACACCGAGCTGGCCGACTGGATCGCCTACGGCGCCAGCCCACGCGGTTCCATCTCGCTGGACCGCTGCGCGCGTGCCCACGCCTGGCTGGCCGGGCGGGACTTCGTCAGCCCCGAAGACATCCAGGCCGTGCTGTTCGACGTGCTGCGCCACCGCATCATCCTGTCGTTCGAGGCCGAGGCGGCGGGGATCGACCAGGACCGTGTGGTCCAGCGCATCCTCGACGTCGTCGCCGTTGCCTGA
- a CDS encoding T6SS phospholipase effector Tle1-like catalytic domain-containing protein, translating to MELNSCSNEAAAPLTLRFGVFFDGTGNNQHNAISADANGDKGASYANALSNVALLHALYPAQAADTGGAMAFLKCYVEGVGTRAGEADGTYASATGRGHTGAQARVTEALAGLAGQLRDWRWAHPQAMLAQVEFDLFGFSRGAAAVRHLANLLHDDGARLLAVPCSITINFIGLFDTVAAIIAPLQGDFDPADDRHGGLRLGLGTGIARHVVQLVAGDEQRHNFPLVSSGHDIVLPGVHSNIGGGYPSSTLERVLLCKPQSQRVMRRVCAEQTRAYAKVSALLASAFGGLGARVITWEEAIAGGRPEEAQKQVYAAVYREREVAGQLSRVYLSVMRELAVRAGVPFEPLGGQAEHGVPADLLEISRKLHAFALGECEQPGLTGDEQRLLRDRYVHTSANWNALKGLRNSVLDMLFINRPAAGGRVVHPNPVALST from the coding sequence ATGGAACTGAACAGCTGCAGTAATGAAGCCGCTGCGCCGCTCACTTTGAGGTTCGGCGTGTTTTTCGACGGCACGGGTAACAACCAGCACAATGCGATATCGGCGGATGCGAACGGCGACAAAGGCGCCAGTTATGCCAACGCCTTGAGCAATGTGGCCCTGTTGCATGCGCTGTACCCGGCGCAGGCGGCCGATACGGGCGGGGCCATGGCGTTTCTGAAATGTTATGTGGAGGGGGTGGGTACCCGAGCCGGTGAGGCGGATGGCACCTATGCCTCGGCCACCGGGCGTGGCCACACGGGGGCGCAAGCGCGGGTTACCGAAGCCTTGGCGGGGCTTGCCGGGCAACTGCGCGATTGGCGCTGGGCGCATCCGCAGGCCATGCTGGCGCAGGTCGAGTTCGACCTGTTCGGCTTCAGCCGCGGTGCGGCGGCAGTACGTCATCTGGCAAATCTGCTGCACGACGACGGCGCCAGGCTGCTGGCAGTACCGTGCAGTATCACGATCAATTTCATCGGCCTGTTCGACACCGTGGCTGCGATCATTGCGCCGTTGCAGGGCGATTTCGACCCTGCCGACGACCGCCATGGCGGCTTGCGGCTGGGCCTGGGTACCGGCATTGCCCGTCATGTGGTGCAACTGGTGGCGGGGGATGAGCAGCGGCACAACTTCCCATTGGTGAGCAGCGGTCACGACATCGTGTTGCCGGGTGTGCATTCGAATATTGGTGGTGGTTACCCGAGCAGTACGCTGGAGCGGGTACTGCTGTGCAAACCGCAGTCACAGCGTGTGATGCGGCGCGTCTGCGCTGAACAGACCCGCGCATATGCCAAGGTAAGTGCGTTGTTGGCGTCGGCATTTGGCGGCTTGGGCGCGCGGGTGATTACCTGGGAAGAAGCGATTGCCGGTGGGCGGCCAGAGGAGGCGCAAAAGCAGGTGTATGCGGCGGTGTACCGGGAGCGGGAGGTGGCGGGGCAGCTTTCGCGGGTGTACCTGAGTGTCATGCGTGAGCTGGCGGTGCGTGCGGGGGTGCCGTTTGAGCCGTTGGGTGGGCAGGCTGAGCATGGGGTGCCGGCTGATTTGCTGGAGATCAGCCGCAAGTTGCATGCGTTTGCCCTGGGTGAATGTGAACAGCCTGGCCTGACCGGGGATGAGCAGCGGTTGTTGCGTGACAGGTATGTGCACACCTCGGCGAACTGGAATGCGCTGAAGGGGTTGCGCAACAGTGTGCTGGATATGTTGTTCATCAACCGGCCAGCGGCAGGCGGTCGGGTGGTGCATCCGAACCCGGTAGCTTTATCAACCTGA
- a CDS encoding MFS transporter: MPQAGPKLLTQIAAVHFVSHVHIMLIPALLPVLPGLLGVGFVELGVALAVFNIVSALVQAPLGFAVDHYGARKVLKAGLLLGSLSFLMLAVSPGYAVLLVAMALAGLANGVYHPADYALLVNGIEAGRLGRSFSIHTFAGFLGSAVTPAVFLGIAAVLGTQAALAAGAVVGIAALLLISVPRSGIYQVCGHGNKSDAGLGAAPGRVRLLTPMIGVLTVLFILLNLSTSAIEKFSVAALVQGQGLTLAWANTALTAFLLSSAVGVLCGGALADRTRRHGLVAAMAFALAAALTTLVALGLVRDWALVAVLGAIGLLTGVIAPSRDMLVKAAAPRGAEGKTFGLVSTGFNIGGALGPIAFGWMLDQRLPEGIFIASVVFMLLTVLLTLAQEAYLASKRRQLA; the protein is encoded by the coding sequence ATGCCCCAAGCTGGCCCCAAGCTTCTTACCCAAATTGCTGCCGTGCACTTTGTCAGCCATGTGCACATCATGCTGATCCCGGCATTGCTGCCCGTCCTCCCCGGCCTGCTGGGCGTGGGGTTCGTCGAGCTTGGCGTGGCCCTGGCGGTGTTCAACATCGTCTCTGCCTTGGTGCAGGCACCGCTGGGCTTTGCCGTCGACCACTACGGTGCGCGCAAGGTGCTCAAGGCCGGGTTGCTGCTGGGCAGTCTCAGTTTCCTGATGCTGGCGGTCAGCCCCGGCTATGCGGTATTGCTGGTAGCGATGGCCTTGGCCGGGCTGGCCAATGGCGTCTACCACCCTGCCGACTACGCGTTGCTGGTCAACGGCATTGAGGCAGGCCGCCTGGGGCGATCGTTCTCGATCCATACGTTCGCCGGTTTCCTCGGTTCGGCGGTAACGCCAGCGGTATTTCTCGGCATCGCCGCCGTGTTGGGTACCCAGGCCGCCCTGGCAGCAGGTGCGGTGGTAGGTATTGCCGCGCTGCTGCTGATCTCTGTGCCACGCAGCGGCATTTATCAGGTTTGCGGGCATGGCAACAAAAGTGACGCTGGCCTTGGTGCTGCGCCTGGCCGCGTGCGCTTGCTCACGCCGATGATCGGTGTGTTGACGGTGTTGTTCATCCTGCTGAACCTGAGCACCAGTGCCATCGAGAAGTTCTCCGTGGCCGCCCTGGTCCAGGGCCAAGGCCTGACCCTGGCCTGGGCCAACACGGCGCTCACGGCGTTTCTGCTCAGCAGTGCAGTGGGCGTTTTGTGCGGCGGAGCCCTGGCTGACCGCACCCGCCGCCATGGCCTGGTGGCGGCCATGGCCTTTGCCCTGGCGGCGGCGCTGACGACGCTGGTGGCGCTGGGGCTGGTGCGGGACTGGGCATTGGTAGCGGTACTGGGGGCAATCGGCTTGCTGACCGGGGTCATCGCGCCGTCGCGGGACATGCTGGTCAAGGCGGCGGCACCCCGTGGTGCCGAGGGTAAAACCTTCGGGCTGGTCTCGACCGGCTTCAACATCGGCGGCGCTCTCGGGCCCATTGCATTCGGCTGGATGCTCGATCAGCGCCTGCCCGAAGGCATCTTCATCGCTTCGGTGGTGTTCATGCTGCTGACCGTGCTGCTGACCCTGGCGCAGGAGGCATATTTAGCCAGTAAGCGTCGCCAGCTGGCTTAG
- a CDS encoding benzoate/H(+) symporter BenE family transporter — translation MDAPAQSSSTPFRPTDLLHPVIAGLVSVIVNYGGTFILVFQAAKVAGLSPELTSSWVWAVSIGVGLSGLLLSWYSREPIITAWSTPAAAFLVTALASVPYSEAIGAYLLSAAGFVVLGLSGCFERLVRVVPGGIAAGLLAGILLQFGIGAFASLSLDPVLAGLLIAAYVAFKRFTARYAVVGILLLGLGYLLLQGQAGLTALQLEFASPVFTAPTFTLNAALSVALPLFLITLTGQYMPGMLVLRNDGFKTSANPIVAVTGLGSLLMAPFGSHAFNIAAITAAICTGKEAHEDPGKRWVAGIAAGVCYIGVGVFGVTLASVFMALPGTFITTLAGLALLGTIGASLAGAMADASSREASLITFLAAAANISLFGIGGAFWGLVIGLLAYAVLNGRLPRASRSSR, via the coding sequence ATGGACGCGCCTGCACAAAGCTCTTCAACCCCGTTTCGGCCTACAGACCTCCTTCACCCCGTGATAGCCGGGCTCGTTTCGGTCATCGTCAACTATGGCGGCACCTTCATCCTGGTGTTCCAGGCGGCCAAGGTGGCCGGGCTGAGTCCAGAGCTGACGTCATCATGGGTCTGGGCCGTGTCGATCGGCGTCGGCCTCAGCGGCCTGTTGCTGTCCTGGTACAGCCGCGAGCCGATAATCACGGCATGGTCCACGCCAGCCGCAGCATTCCTGGTCACCGCCCTGGCCAGCGTGCCCTACAGCGAAGCCATCGGTGCCTACCTACTGTCGGCCGCGGGCTTCGTGGTGCTGGGGCTGAGCGGGTGCTTCGAGCGCCTGGTGCGGGTGGTCCCTGGCGGCATTGCCGCCGGGCTGCTGGCGGGCATCCTGCTGCAGTTCGGTATCGGCGCCTTTGCCAGCCTGTCGCTCGACCCCGTCCTGGCCGGGCTGCTGATTGCGGCCTATGTGGCATTCAAACGCTTCACCGCCCGTTATGCCGTGGTTGGCATTCTGCTCCTGGGCCTGGGCTACCTGCTGCTGCAGGGGCAAGCAGGCCTGACGGCATTGCAGCTGGAATTCGCCTCCCCAGTGTTCACCGCGCCCACCTTCACCCTCAATGCCGCCCTCAGCGTGGCCCTGCCATTGTTCCTGATCACACTCACCGGCCAGTACATGCCAGGCATGCTGGTGCTGCGCAACGACGGCTTCAAGACCAGCGCCAACCCGATCGTCGCGGTCACGGGCCTGGGCTCATTGCTGATGGCGCCATTCGGTTCCCACGCCTTCAACATCGCCGCTATCACGGCGGCCATCTGCACCGGCAAGGAAGCCCATGAAGACCCGGGCAAGCGCTGGGTGGCGGGGATTGCTGCCGGTGTCTGCTACATCGGCGTGGGGGTGTTCGGGGTCACCCTGGCCAGTGTGTTCATGGCGCTGCCAGGTACCTTTATCACGACTCTGGCCGGCCTTGCCCTGCTGGGCACCATCGGTGCCAGCCTGGCCGGCGCAATGGCGGATGCCAGCTCGCGCGAAGCGTCACTGATCACCTTCCTGGCGGCGGCGGCCAACATCAGCCTGTTCGGCATTGGCGGGGCCTTCTGGGGGCTGGTCATTGGCCTGCTGGCGTATGCCGTGCTGAACGGGCGCCTGCCACGCGCCAGCCGTTCATCCCGATAG